TGCTCAATCGGCACGCCGTTCAACAGCGTGGTAACCGTCTTCACGGCGGGATTCTGCATCGCGGTGTACTTGATCTGAGCGATGACGCGCGGCGCATCGCAAGTGCCGTCAAGCTTCGTCGTGCCGATCAGCCGGACAGTGACCGCCGAACCAGCCAGCACAACGCTGTCCACGGATAGATTCGACTGCCAGAGCGCATTGTACAGTCCAGACTGGCCAATATTCTTGTCCTTGATCGACACAAGCTCTTTCTCCGCGGCCGTCAACAGGCCGCTGGACTGGGCAACTGTGCGATCGACGGCAACGATGCTGTCATCACAGCCGATCTTGGGGCCTGCCTTGCCCGCATCGCCAAGCGCGACCACGTAGACTTTGACGGTCATCGTCGGGCCGGATATGGCCTTCGTCGGGGTCGCCGTGGGCGGGACCGGTGTGGCTGTCGG
The nucleotide sequence above comes from Chloroflexota bacterium. Encoded proteins:
- a CDS encoding GerMN domain-containing protein, with amino-acid sequence MATRVVSQPTATPVPPTATPTKAISGPTMTVKVYVVALGDAGKAGPKIGCDDSIVAVDRTVAQSSGLLTAAEKELVSIKDKNIGQSGLYNALWQSNLSVDSVVLAGSAVTVRLIGTTKLDGTCDAPRVIAQIKYTAMQNPAVKTVTTLLNGVPIEQALSQK